Proteins from a genomic interval of Symmachiella macrocystis:
- a CDS encoding protein arginine kinase: MELDDLTHTSGEWLRGTGPEADIVISSRIRLARNLAQFPFLSRSDEATRAEIEGLLHQHVSDLRLPQPLTYLDVQKMEELDRRFLVERQLISRELCESSGARGVGISSGENVSLMVNEEDHLRIQVLRSGLALEDCWEEIDRIDDSLEDKVTYAFSEQLGYLTACPTNVGTGIRVSVMLHLPALVMTKEIQKVYQALQKIHLAVRGLYGEGSQAMGDFYQISNQVTLGKSELEIIGEVKDVIPQIIGYERKYREALVKEKRRDLHDQVSRAYGILRTAQTISSEETMHLLSSVRMGINLGLIDDLEIPTVNELFIHTQPAHLQKLRNSALESGERNVARACYLRERLASSNDVP, from the coding sequence GTGGAACTGGATGACCTCACACACACCAGCGGCGAGTGGTTGCGAGGCACCGGGCCTGAAGCCGATATCGTCATCTCCAGTCGGATTCGGTTGGCGCGCAATTTGGCACAGTTCCCGTTTCTGAGTCGCTCCGACGAAGCCACCCGCGCCGAAATCGAAGGCCTGCTGCATCAACACGTCAGCGATCTCCGCCTGCCGCAACCATTGACGTACCTCGACGTGCAAAAAATGGAGGAGTTGGATCGCCGCTTTCTCGTCGAGCGACAATTGATCAGCCGCGAACTGTGCGAAAGCAGCGGCGCGCGCGGCGTGGGAATCAGCAGCGGCGAAAATGTGAGCCTGATGGTCAACGAAGAAGATCATCTGCGGATTCAAGTTCTACGTAGCGGCTTGGCCCTGGAGGACTGCTGGGAAGAAATCGACCGCATCGATGATTCGCTCGAAGACAAAGTGACTTATGCCTTTAGCGAACAGCTCGGCTATCTCACCGCTTGTCCCACGAATGTGGGTACCGGAATTCGCGTGAGCGTCATGCTGCATTTGCCGGCATTGGTCATGACCAAAGAAATCCAAAAGGTGTACCAAGCCCTGCAAAAAATCCATCTCGCCGTCCGCGGCCTGTATGGCGAAGGCAGCCAGGCGATGGGAGACTTTTACCAGATATCCAATCAAGTCACGCTGGGAAAAAGTGAATTGGAGATCATTGGTGAAGTCAAAGACGTGATCCCGCAAATCATCGGCTACGAGCGGAAGTATCGCGAAGCTTTGGTGAAGGAAAAACGCCGCGATCTGCACGATCAAGTCTCGCGGGCCTACGGAATCTTACGGACCGCCCAGACGATCAGTTCCGAAGAAACGATGCATCTGCTTTCCAGCGTCCGGATGGGCATCAATTTGGGCCTGATCGACGATCTGGAAATCCCGACAGTGAACGAGTTGTTCATCCACACTCAGCCAGCGCATCTGCAAAAACTCCGCAACTCCGCACTCGAGTCGGGCGAACGCAATGTGGCCCGCGCCTGCTATCTGCGTGAACGCTTGGCGTCAAGCAACGACGTCCCGTAG
- a CDS encoding UvrB/UvrC motif-containing protein, translating into MKQVPHEIHLCEDCAQQYLNQDEPSPASEPEEGMMVKLQLDAGDKELAELDKNVCPNCGISFREFRSQGRFGCPHDYVVFGDELEALLENIHDERQHCGKVPKRAPSDSQRQYQLIKLRSELRKAVAEESYEEAARLRDEIQAMETALSQGTGDAD; encoded by the coding sequence GTGAAGCAAGTGCCGCATGAAATCCATCTATGCGAGGATTGCGCGCAACAATACCTCAACCAGGACGAGCCATCGCCTGCCTCGGAACCGGAGGAGGGGATGATGGTCAAGTTGCAATTGGATGCGGGTGACAAAGAACTGGCAGAACTGGATAAAAACGTCTGCCCCAATTGCGGCATCAGTTTTCGAGAGTTTCGCAGCCAGGGGCGATTTGGGTGTCCTCATGACTATGTCGTCTTCGGTGACGAATTAGAGGCACTTTTGGAGAATATCCACGACGAGCGGCAACATTGCGGAAAAGTTCCCAAGCGTGCTCCCTCCGACAGCCAACGCCAATACCAATTGATCAAACTGCGGAGCGAACTGCGCAAAGCGGTGGCTGAGGAATCGTACGAAGAGGCAGCGCGGTTGCGGGATGAAATCCAGGCGATGGAAACAGCGCTATCGCAAGGCACGGGTGACGCAGACTGA
- the trpE gene encoding anthranilate synthase component I yields MKYYPDFDTFAKLAADSDVVPIYRQLVSDTLTPLSAYSTIQWGPCSFLFESVVGGEQIGRYSILGADPFLQLDAYGTRILLTHQDGRVEERDCDDPLHELEVLLNQFRAVHLPGLPRFAGGAVGYAGYDTVRYAEHLPDAPKDDRQLPDLSFAFYDRMVIFDQINKTVLVVVHARTDGEDLRADYDAARKRVDELCKQLQMGASDLQVTDINLDEESTLEYRSNFTQPEFEAAVESCKEYIRAGDIFQVVLSQRLELETHARPLDIYRSLRVVNPSPFMFLLKTPAVNLIGSSPEIMVRVEDGQVTIRPLAGTRKRGATEAEDERLSAELLADPKERAEHVMLVDLGRNDVGRIAQYGTVELSDMMVVEKYSHVMHITSNVTGQLAEGRSALDALRAGLPAGTVSGAPKVRAMEIIDEFEPHRRGPYAGAVGYVDFTGNMDTCIALRTMVMQGQTVYVQAGAGIVADSVPESEYQETLNKARGLLKAIEIAEQQL; encoded by the coding sequence ATGAAGTACTACCCTGACTTCGACACTTTCGCCAAACTAGCAGCCGATTCCGATGTTGTGCCGATTTATCGGCAATTGGTCAGTGACACGCTGACCCCGTTGAGCGCTTATAGTACGATCCAATGGGGGCCTTGCTCATTCTTGTTTGAAAGTGTCGTCGGTGGCGAACAGATTGGCCGTTACAGCATTCTCGGCGCCGATCCATTCCTGCAACTCGACGCCTATGGCACGCGCATCCTGCTCACGCATCAAGATGGCCGTGTCGAAGAACGGGACTGCGACGATCCGTTGCACGAGTTGGAAGTCCTGCTCAACCAATTCCGCGCAGTGCACTTGCCCGGCCTGCCCCGCTTTGCCGGCGGCGCCGTCGGGTACGCTGGATACGACACCGTCCGCTATGCCGAACATCTGCCTGATGCCCCAAAAGATGACCGCCAGTTGCCCGATTTGTCATTCGCGTTTTACGACCGGATGGTGATCTTCGATCAAATCAACAAGACCGTGCTAGTTGTTGTCCACGCCCGTACTGACGGGGAGGATTTGCGGGCTGATTACGATGCGGCGCGCAAACGGGTGGATGAGCTTTGCAAACAACTCCAAATGGGCGCCTCCGACCTGCAGGTCACTGACATCAACCTGGACGAGGAATCGACGCTTGAGTATCGCTCGAACTTCACACAACCTGAATTCGAAGCGGCTGTCGAGTCCTGTAAGGAATATATCCGCGCTGGGGACATCTTTCAGGTCGTGCTGAGCCAGCGATTGGAATTAGAGACGCACGCGCGGCCACTCGACATCTATCGCAGCTTACGCGTGGTCAATCCCAGCCCGTTTATGTTTTTACTCAAAACCCCGGCGGTGAATCTCATTGGCAGTTCACCGGAAATCATGGTTCGCGTCGAAGATGGACAGGTCACGATCCGCCCGTTGGCAGGGACCCGCAAGCGGGGGGCGACGGAAGCGGAGGACGAACGCTTATCCGCAGAGTTATTGGCCGACCCCAAAGAACGCGCCGAACATGTCATGCTAGTCGATTTGGGACGCAATGACGTGGGCCGCATCGCCCAATACGGCACGGTTGAATTGAGCGACATGATGGTCGTGGAAAAATACAGCCACGTGATGCACATCACCTCCAACGTCACTGGACAACTCGCCGAAGGCCGCTCCGCTCTGGACGCGCTGCGGGCCGGATTGCCGGCGGGTACGGTCTCTGGAGCCCCCAAGGTGCGGGCGATGGAAATCATCGACGAATTCGAGCCCCACCGCCGCGGACCCTATGCCGGAGCGGTCGGCTACGTTGATTTCACCGGCAACATGGACACCTGCATCGCCCTGCGTACGATGGTCATGCAGGGCCAGACCGTCTACGTCCAAGCCGGCGCCGGCATCGTCGCTGACAGCGTTCCGGAAAGCGAATATCAAGAAACGCTAAACAAGGCCCGCGGCCTGTTGAAAGCCATCGAAATCGCCGAGCAACAATTGTAG
- a CDS encoding sulfatase family protein, with protein MKLTTAIIAALLATYTCSTSVQAADKPNILFIYTDDQAPWALGLSGHPDAKTPHLDELFRSGAYLVNAFTTTPVCSPSRAGLMTGRYGSELGVTDWINPRREYGVGLPPSSLCWTEVLQQHGYTNGLIGKWHLGVPDRFHPTRAGFDYFMGFRSGGTKVKGAVLETEGQQQTFPGFTTDVLTDYAIEFIKHNQAKPFICCVHYRAPHAPWLPQPESDLEPFKDLDPTLPHPDYPKLDVKKVKQKTREYLGSVHGVDRNVGRLMQTLDDLKLADNTIVVFTSDHGYNMGHNGIWHKGNGHWILTEFPEGTENVPRRQRPNMYDNSIRVPTAIRWPGVIKPGTIVEETFSNLDWYPTLLGMAGVPLPADTILRGRSIVPVLEGKSTDWDNDFYAEYSTKHQSHTHMRMYRTPRWKLVRDFLNPERDELYDLKADPTETTNLIHKDTPETNAAIEKLHAKIIEQMQEINDPVLALIQ; from the coding sequence ATGAAATTGACGACAGCCATCATTGCGGCGCTGCTGGCCACGTACACCTGTTCAACGTCTGTCCAGGCGGCGGATAAACCGAATATTTTGTTTATCTACACCGACGACCAAGCGCCCTGGGCGCTGGGGCTTTCGGGACATCCGGATGCGAAAACGCCCCACCTGGACGAACTGTTTCGCAGCGGCGCCTATTTGGTCAATGCATTCACAACGACCCCGGTTTGTAGTCCGTCGCGCGCGGGGCTCATGACCGGGCGCTACGGGAGTGAATTGGGCGTTACCGATTGGATCAACCCCCGACGCGAGTATGGGGTCGGACTGCCGCCCAGTTCTCTCTGCTGGACGGAAGTCCTGCAGCAACATGGATACACCAACGGCCTGATCGGCAAATGGCATTTGGGTGTCCCGGACCGATTTCATCCGACGCGCGCCGGCTTTGATTACTTCATGGGCTTTCGATCCGGTGGGACAAAAGTCAAAGGCGCTGTATTGGAAACCGAGGGACAGCAACAAACCTTTCCCGGTTTCACCACCGACGTGCTGACCGACTATGCCATCGAATTCATTAAGCACAATCAAGCAAAACCATTTATCTGTTGCGTCCACTACCGCGCGCCGCACGCCCCGTGGTTGCCGCAACCGGAGTCGGATCTGGAACCGTTCAAGGACCTCGATCCTACGCTTCCACATCCGGACTATCCCAAGTTGGACGTCAAAAAAGTGAAGCAAAAAACGCGGGAATACTTGGGGAGCGTCCATGGCGTGGATCGCAACGTCGGCCGGTTGATGCAAACGTTGGACGACCTGAAATTGGCTGACAATACGATCGTGGTGTTCACCAGCGATCACGGCTACAACATGGGACACAACGGCATTTGGCACAAAGGCAACGGCCACTGGATTTTGACCGAGTTTCCCGAAGGGACGGAGAATGTCCCCCGACGACAACGGCCGAACATGTACGACAATTCGATCCGCGTGCCGACCGCCATCCGTTGGCCCGGTGTGATCAAACCAGGCACTATCGTGGAAGAGACCTTCTCCAACTTGGACTGGTATCCCACGCTATTGGGGATGGCCGGTGTCCCGTTGCCGGCGGATACCATCCTCCGCGGCCGAAGTATTGTCCCGGTACTGGAGGGCAAATCGACCGACTGGGACAACGACTTTTATGCCGAGTACAGCACCAAGCACCAGTCGCACACGCACATGCGGATGTATCGCACCCCGCGTTGGAAGCTGGTCCGCGATTTTCTCAATCCCGAGCGCGATGAGCTGTACGACCTAAAGGCTGATCCAACAGAGACGACGAATCTGATTCATAAAGACACGCCGGAAACCAATGCGGCGATCGAAAAACTGCATGCCAAAATAATCGAGCAGATGCAGGAGATCAATGACCCGGTATTGGCGCTCATCCAATAA
- a CDS encoding Gfo/Idh/MocA family protein, whose protein sequence is MVEETVRVAIVGAGANTRLRHIPGFREIHGVEIVGVVNQTQESTARAAEELSIPKQYPDWQALLSDDDVDAVMIGTWPNLHCEISCAALEAGKHVLTEARMARNASEAHEMLKAAQAHPDLVAQIVPSPFGLEYESRMRQLIEDGFIGDLREMVVVGATDSFWDYTKPLHWRQDAEISGYNTLSLGIMHETAMRWTSPTTRVFAQATTFESKRPSIVGTDILDVTVPDSLQVLTELSDGARGLYHFSGIDLFGPGHQIHLYGTRGTIKAKFNDGEQVFVGHAGDDDMTLLRVPKEQLGGWRVEAEFIGAIRGTEPVRLTDFESGVRYMEFTEAVHRSIQSNAPVNLPLA, encoded by the coding sequence ATGGTTGAAGAAACTGTTCGCGTTGCCATTGTTGGAGCGGGTGCGAATACCAGATTACGCCACATTCCCGGCTTTCGCGAAATCCACGGCGTCGAAATCGTAGGTGTCGTCAACCAGACTCAAGAATCGACTGCTCGCGCCGCCGAGGAATTGTCGATTCCCAAGCAATACCCTGACTGGCAAGCATTGCTCTCCGACGACGATGTTGACGCTGTCATGATCGGCACTTGGCCGAATCTCCACTGCGAAATCAGTTGTGCCGCTCTAGAAGCGGGTAAACATGTCCTCACCGAAGCTCGCATGGCTCGCAACGCTTCCGAAGCTCACGAGATGCTCAAGGCGGCTCAAGCGCATCCGGACTTGGTTGCACAAATCGTGCCCAGCCCGTTCGGCTTGGAATATGAAAGCCGTATGCGGCAATTAATCGAGGACGGCTTTATCGGCGATCTTCGCGAGATGGTGGTAGTCGGTGCTACGGACTCGTTTTGGGATTACACCAAGCCGTTGCATTGGCGGCAGGATGCCGAGATTAGCGGATACAATACGCTGAGCCTGGGAATCATGCACGAAACGGCTATGCGTTGGACGTCGCCAACGACACGGGTCTTCGCGCAGGCGACAACATTTGAATCCAAACGCCCATCGATCGTTGGTACAGACATTCTCGACGTCACCGTCCCCGACAGTCTGCAAGTGCTCACAGAACTCTCCGACGGCGCACGGGGTTTGTATCACTTTAGCGGGATTGACCTATTCGGCCCGGGACACCAAATCCACCTCTACGGAACCCGCGGCACGATCAAAGCCAAATTCAACGACGGCGAACAGGTTTTTGTCGGCCACGCCGGCGACGACGATATGACATTGCTGCGTGTTCCCAAAGAACAGCTCGGCGGATGGCGGGTCGAAGCGGAATTCATTGGCGCCATTCGCGGCACCGAACCGGTGCGGCTGACTGACTTTGAATCCGGCGTACGGTACATGGAATTCACCGAAGCCGTGCATCGCAGTATTCAATCCAACGCACCGGTCAACTTGCCGTTGGCATAA
- the lpxB gene encoding lipid-A-disaccharide synthase, with the protein MHIFFSVGEPSGDAHAAKLIEEIRRRDPQSRFSGYGGPQMAEAGCELQFELTTMAVMGIVAVLPLLLKFYRLVKQAEVLLKEQRPDLVVLVDFPGFNWWIARKAKRLGIPVVFYMPPQLWAWASWRIHRVRKFVDYVLSPLEFETRWYCDQGVDAECVGHPFFDEVAQHKLNTDFMHEQAERGGTVIGVLPGSRNQEVQRNWPIQLATIRRVHERCPTTRFLVACYSQQHVEWCRELLTDEAADLPIELCVQRTPEVIAAADACLMVSGSVSLEVLARQTPAVVMYVMSKTLHRLGRWLIRCTYITLANLIAGRELMPEFIIYGDPKPDIERMAGILEEWVHNPDSRLQRAEELSSIAAAAAQPGATARAADAIFRRFSATEDTQAAERRAA; encoded by the coding sequence ATGCATATTTTCTTTTCCGTCGGCGAACCCAGCGGCGATGCTCATGCGGCGAAACTGATTGAGGAGATTCGTCGCCGTGATCCGCAGTCGCGGTTTTCGGGATATGGCGGACCGCAAATGGCTGAGGCGGGGTGTGAGTTGCAGTTTGAACTCACCACGATGGCCGTGATGGGAATCGTAGCGGTGCTGCCGCTGTTGCTGAAATTCTATCGGCTGGTCAAACAGGCCGAGGTGTTGCTCAAGGAGCAGCGGCCCGATTTGGTGGTGTTGGTCGACTTTCCTGGATTCAATTGGTGGATCGCCCGCAAGGCGAAACGTTTGGGGATTCCGGTTGTCTTCTACATGCCGCCGCAATTGTGGGCCTGGGCTTCGTGGCGGATTCACCGTGTCCGCAAATTCGTGGACTACGTGCTCTCGCCCTTGGAATTCGAAACGCGCTGGTATTGCGATCAGGGAGTCGATGCGGAGTGCGTCGGGCATCCCTTTTTTGATGAAGTGGCCCAGCACAAATTGAACACCGATTTCATGCACGAACAAGCCGAGCGCGGCGGAACCGTGATCGGGGTGCTGCCCGGCTCGCGCAATCAAGAGGTGCAACGCAACTGGCCGATTCAATTGGCGACGATCCGCCGAGTGCACGAGCGATGCCCCACGACGCGGTTTCTGGTCGCTTGCTATAGTCAACAGCACGTGGAGTGGTGCCGCGAATTGTTGACCGACGAGGCGGCGGATTTGCCGATCGAATTGTGCGTGCAGCGTACGCCTGAAGTAATTGCCGCCGCCGATGCGTGTTTAATGGTCTCCGGGTCGGTCTCGTTGGAGGTTCTGGCCCGGCAGACACCGGCGGTCGTGATGTACGTAATGTCGAAAACGTTGCATCGGTTGGGTCGGTGGTTAATCCGTTGCACCTATATCACTCTGGCCAATCTGATCGCCGGCCGTGAATTGATGCCGGAATTTATTATTTATGGGGACCCTAAACCGGATATTGAGCGGATGGCGGGGATTCTGGAGGAATGGGTCCATAACCCGGACAGCCGTTTGCAGCGTGCGGAAGAATTGTCATCAATCGCTGCCGCTGCCGCACAGCCAGGTGCCACCGCCCGTGCTGCCGATGCAATTTTCCGGCGATTTTCGGCGACTGAGGACACTCAGGCAGCCGAGCGCCGAGCTGCTTGA
- a CDS encoding MauE/DoxX family redox-associated membrane protein, whose amino-acid sequence MSDSTDTTQSAGGALGWESFRFAVAALLFATAVIKIVNMAQILTGGGLLGTMPRLVAVTAFEAAAAVYLIVGNRCLAWLLTLTTFAIFVASTLYAISMDQPCDCFGGKLEPETVVVIDAIVLLLTACLRPRRWQVASPKLIRQLTVVTVVAGLVAGVAVWRYDVLLEKERSRLLVAEVLVGKPWPLNGETDPRLSELVSGKWMILIARQDCGHCREMVAQYFADPETHRPDERTAFFVFGGRDHQWRFQLDRVAFDPPSETLLSWPEGEPYVINPAIFLVDNGIVVDAAEGTEAEQFLESLLSGPKSATP is encoded by the coding sequence GTGAGCGATTCAACCGACACGACGCAATCGGCGGGCGGGGCATTGGGCTGGGAGTCTTTTCGATTCGCTGTGGCTGCCTTGCTGTTTGCGACCGCCGTGATCAAGATCGTCAACATGGCGCAAATCTTGACCGGGGGCGGCTTGCTGGGCACGATGCCGCGTCTGGTTGCCGTGACGGCCTTCGAAGCGGCAGCTGCGGTCTATCTAATTGTCGGCAATCGGTGTTTGGCCTGGCTGCTGACGCTGACGACGTTCGCGATCTTTGTCGCATCGACGTTATATGCCATCTCGATGGATCAGCCCTGTGATTGTTTCGGTGGAAAATTGGAACCCGAGACGGTCGTCGTCATCGACGCCATCGTGCTGCTGCTGACAGCCTGTCTGCGTCCGCGTCGCTGGCAGGTTGCTTCACCCAAGCTAATCCGACAACTGACGGTTGTGACCGTGGTGGCCGGTCTCGTTGCGGGGGTGGCGGTTTGGCGCTATGACGTTCTCTTGGAGAAAGAAAGGTCGCGCTTACTGGTGGCAGAGGTGCTGGTCGGCAAGCCATGGCCTCTGAATGGAGAAACGGATCCGCGACTGTCGGAACTGGTCAGCGGCAAATGGATGATCTTGATTGCGAGGCAGGACTGTGGTCATTGCCGAGAGATGGTCGCCCAATACTTTGCCGATCCGGAAACACATCGCCCCGACGAACGAACGGCATTTTTTGTCTTTGGCGGGCGCGATCACCAGTGGCGATTCCAGCTGGACCGGGTCGCTTTCGATCCGCCTAGCGAAACCCTGCTCAGTTGGCCAGAAGGTGAGCCCTACGTCATCAACCCTGCAATCTTTCTGGTGGACAACGGGATCGTTGTGGACGCCGCCGAGGGAACGGAGGCCGAGCAATTCTTGGAGTCACTATTGAGCGGTCCCAAATCAGCAACGCCATAG
- a CDS encoding YoaK family protein, whose product MQATSNTPVRTQLLLAALLATIAGYVDSYAVQKFAVFASFMSGNTTQTGLHAGLGQFAAAAHQFLPIPCFVAGVAVGAFLLEGELKNPVRRLCGLVAVMLAVSAVATRFGSLANTVSIIAASFGMGAMNTVLSQVGRQSVSLGFVSGDLNQIGRHLALAVRGTPLPDAVSEGDTRWRRAGVLAIVWLCFLTGAGLAGVWMLFLVEWTLIPPLIVLCYLAVFYRNPQPS is encoded by the coding sequence ATGCAAGCGACATCGAACACTCCCGTGCGAACGCAGTTGTTATTGGCGGCCCTGCTGGCGACCATTGCCGGTTACGTGGATTCGTATGCCGTTCAGAAGTTTGCGGTCTTTGCTTCTTTTATGAGTGGCAACACGACTCAGACGGGATTGCATGCGGGGCTGGGACAGTTTGCCGCCGCTGCACACCAGTTTTTGCCGATCCCCTGTTTCGTGGCCGGCGTTGCTGTGGGGGCATTCCTCCTGGAAGGCGAGCTGAAAAACCCGGTCCGCCGGTTATGTGGTTTGGTTGCTGTCATGCTGGCTGTCAGTGCGGTTGCGACTCGCTTTGGTTCGCTCGCAAACACGGTCAGCATCATCGCGGCCAGCTTTGGAATGGGAGCGATGAATACGGTCCTGTCGCAGGTGGGACGACAATCGGTGAGCCTGGGTTTCGTGTCGGGCGACTTGAATCAAATCGGCCGCCACTTGGCATTAGCAGTCCGAGGAACACCGCTGCCCGATGCCGTCTCGGAAGGGGATACGCGCTGGCGGCGGGCGGGTGTGCTGGCCATCGTGTGGTTGTGCTTTCTCACAGGTGCTGGACTGGCGGGCGTGTGGATGCTCTTTCTCGTAGAATGGACACTGATCCCGCCCTTGATTGTCTTATGCTACTTGGCAGTTTTTTATCGCAATCCACAGCCAAGTTGA
- a CDS encoding DUF4238 domain-containing protein, which translates to MANSRRHHFAAKFYQKNFAEPIFSKHIRVYEADTRKWNSGPITPHGIGWFPHLYSMINDAGERTDEFENFLQQHVDGPADRAMKVAAEQPDNLTDEQRATIALFIGFAAARSPSMMNSTRDRYFEKAPTEKINDLEQVVRMWCGATNQSYSDTSMRDFMKPSQLRSMIIWAASIQERLLAWKWTFIRASRENPFITSDWPVFAEHHAEEDIHIMSFPISSEVAVIINSSGEIRTDISQDDGVRAMNLQTLERAQHFVICHQDSFPGDESLKHWPIANA; encoded by the coding sequence ATGGCGAATTCAAGACGACATCACTTCGCCGCCAAGTTCTATCAGAAGAATTTTGCGGAGCCGATCTTCTCGAAGCATATTCGTGTGTACGAGGCGGACACTAGGAAATGGAATTCGGGGCCAATCACCCCTCACGGCATAGGCTGGTTTCCTCATTTGTATTCAATGATCAACGATGCTGGAGAACGAACCGATGAATTTGAGAATTTCTTGCAGCAGCATGTCGACGGCCCGGCCGATCGTGCTATGAAAGTGGCAGCCGAACAACCAGACAATCTGACCGACGAGCAACGAGCCACGATTGCGCTCTTTATCGGCTTCGCGGCCGCGAGATCTCCGTCGATGATGAATTCCACGAGGGATCGTTACTTTGAGAAAGCCCCGACGGAGAAGATCAACGACCTTGAGCAAGTCGTGCGAATGTGGTGCGGCGCAACGAATCAATCATATTCCGACACCTCGATGCGCGACTTCATGAAACCAAGTCAACTGAGGAGTATGATTATCTGGGCTGCTTCGATACAAGAGCGTCTTCTCGCTTGGAAATGGACTTTCATCCGAGCGTCACGCGAGAATCCGTTTATTACGTCCGATTGGCCAGTGTTCGCGGAACACCACGCCGAAGAAGATATTCATATCATGAGCTTTCCGATCTCGTCTGAAGTCGCTGTGATCATTAATTCAAGTGGCGAAATCCGGACGGATATCTCACAGGACGATGGCGTTCGTGCGATGAACTTGCAAACGTTGGAGCGAGCACAACATTTTGTCATTTGCCATCAAGACTCTTTTCCCGGAGACGAGTCATTGAAGCACTGGCCCATAGCGAATGCATAG
- a CDS encoding potassium channel family protein, whose product MARPLYENIGRLSWVTWSAFWVFTLLKAIFPPYGDLKHRSDWQEGSKLETGFRAIVVEVVAIAWFVLLLSLFALLAKNLVPTCLIWFVAFIAGLRLVDIIQTSVNVVLFDRLRDDPARPHPMASLTRTLLLTSINFFELILLFAVVYLSYPENVVSSTDIGDAAKAATPCDALYFSVITQLTIGYGDLKPVGWGRLVASIQGIVGFIFVILVLARFISSLPQITTVLGDGPTELGNPKSKSICCNNDIS is encoded by the coding sequence ATGGCAAGACCGTTATACGAAAATATAGGGCGATTAAGCTGGGTCACATGGTCGGCATTCTGGGTCTTTACATTGCTGAAAGCCATCTTTCCGCCATATGGGGACTTGAAACACCGAAGCGATTGGCAAGAAGGAAGCAAATTAGAAACTGGTTTCCGCGCAATAGTCGTTGAGGTCGTTGCTATTGCCTGGTTTGTCTTGCTGCTATCTCTTTTTGCTCTCTTGGCGAAAAATCTTGTCCCAACTTGCCTAATATGGTTTGTGGCATTTATTGCTGGATTACGACTTGTCGACATCATCCAAACATCAGTGAATGTGGTCCTCTTTGATAGACTGAGAGACGACCCAGCTCGGCCGCACCCGATGGCCTCATTGACACGTACACTGCTTTTGACGTCGATTAATTTCTTCGAACTGATTCTCTTATTTGCAGTTGTCTACTTGAGTTACCCAGAGAATGTCGTGTCGTCGACTGATATCGGTGATGCTGCGAAAGCGGCGACTCCCTGTGATGCCCTTTATTTCAGCGTTATAACTCAACTGACAATTGGCTATGGAGATCTCAAACCAGTTGGATGGGGACGGCTGGTTGCATCCATTCAAGGCATCGTTGGTTTTATTTTTGTAATCTTGGTTTTGGCACGCTTTATATCGTCACTGCCTCAAATCACCACAGTCCTGGGTGACGGACCAACGGAATTGGGGAATCCGAAGTCAAAGTCGATCTGCTGTAATAATGACATTTCGTAA